In the Colius striatus isolate bColStr4 chromosome 3, bColStr4.1.hap1, whole genome shotgun sequence genome, AGCAGCTCGCTTCAGGCAGCGGCTGTCCCTCCTCTCACGTGCGGTGTAGTACAACGTGGACTGTGTATGGAAATAAGTTACAAATGTTTACAACTTttgtatatattatatatataaaaatatcttttgagAGAACAAGCTGTGATGATGTATTTTCCGTGTCTGTGTACCAACTGCTACTTATTTTCAATAAAGAGTTAAAAACCAATAGAAGtggcctggaaaaaaaaaattagggaaTACTTTATTTTAATCAGGTGAGCACAAGGAATTAAGGAACCTGCAGCATTGGGCCAAAGAGGAAACTCACAGCAGCACCTGGAAGAAGTTAAGAGACACAAGGGAAGACTCCTGCAGTTGATCCGTGGCATTGCCCCCCAGCTTCACACAGCAAAGGAAGAGACGAGAGAAGAGACGCTGCAACAGtgtcttttcctcctctgtgcctctgaaCCCCGGCTGCTGGGATCCTCATAGTCACAGAAACAGCACAAAACTGAAGTCAGACTATTCCAAGGGAAGATACTTTGTGGGAGGAGCCAGCACCGCAGGTGGATGGCtggtggggaggggtggggctgctgggcagtgccagggagggtgggggcCACAGCCCACGGAAGCAGTCGCTACTTGTCATGTTTTCATGCAAAAGAGCCATGCAGCCAAATAATCCtccccagtcccatcccaggTATGCAGCCGGGCCCAGGGGCTGAACACAACACACTCAGGTATTCGAAACAGTCTCAGTTactcagaaaaagaaaccaaaagcaCTTTGCAGCCTGACAGCAAGCAGAAATAAAGAGTGGAAGGCAAGGAAAGCTCTCTGGAGGCAGGACTAGCTCTTCTGTAATTCTCTGAGCTCAATTTCATAGAAATGATGCTTTGTTACATAAGTTAAATTCAACTGTACTCCCACCTGTTAAAAAGAACTAAACCTGTTCTGCCAGGATGGGAGAACCAGCCACGGGGTGAGCCCTACCTGTCCCGTGGGACAGCTCCCGGCCTCTGCCACATCACAGCAGCTGCCGAGGATGAAACCCTTTCCCTTCCCGGCTCCCAGCACGGGACCAGAGATGCAGAGCAACAGGAGCAAAGTCAGCTCAGAGCAGGGCccccggggcagccccagccaccAACGCCCGCAGCCCCAACACCCTCCTCTGCCAACGCAGCCGCTGTGCTCGGTAACACATGGCAGGCACTGAGCTGCCCTCAGCCAAGACATCAGAAACACAGCGCTGTAAGTAATGTTGGGGTACAGTGTGCTTTACAGAAAGCAAGGCCAAGAACGTTGTTATTCTCCATGCAGCGCTAAAAGATGAGTTTCTTTAAAGAATGTGGTATATGAAAGGTCAGAGGCGAGTCTCCCGTTGGGCTCGTGGCATGGATCAGTCCATGGGGATGGGAATTCCCTCAGCAATGAGGAGCCCCGTGTCCACGGCCAGAAGCTGGGGCTGCCTCACTCAGCCAGaagcatcttttccttctctgcaccTTTGAACTCCAACTACTGTGATCCTTATGGTCACAGATACAtcaccaaatgaaaaaaaaaacccactctaaGGGAAGCCACTTCTGCTTCCCATCATCTCAATAATTCATAATCCTCCCCCCACCaccaaaaagagaaagaaatcccCAAACCAGACACTTATTTCCCTATGTCCCCTGTCAGTCTGCAGCACAGAAGGCGTTTTCTCAGCTCTTGGGTGTCACTGAGCAGGGTGACCCCCTGCCCACCCCGCAGCTTCAGCCTCAATCTACTTGGGGCCGGGGAAGCTCTGGCTGTGGGTGCTCACCCTCGGCACTGAGGGCTCCCTACCAGGTACCCGACCGCTCCATTGCCTCTCAGCCACACCACGCTGCCAACCTCATCCCAAAAAGTGCAtattcagagagaaagagagggttTTATTGGCCTTCTGGAAAGCTAACTGATGATTCTGCTGATGGCTTGTAAGGAAGGGAACTCCTCATCCTCGATATGCAAAGCCTTATGGGTGACAACGTCCCGCTGGGTGAGCACTTGCCTACACGTGGGGCAGATATAGCAGTCGAGATCCGAGTTGGAGTCTGTCTGCCAAacattctttttgttctttttgggtttgtttgagctttgtttttctttgattcTGAAGTCATTGTGAGCAGAAAGCAGTTCTTGTTGCTTAACTGTGTCCGGCAACAACACCAACAACTCGTTAAAGATTTTCTTGAAGTTCTCTCCAAGCAGCTCTCGGCAGCTTTTGTAATACTGTGCTGCAGAAATCAGACCCTTCAGTGACAAGAGAATTGCAATAattaggattaaaaaaaagatagatatgttaaaaaaacaaccccttGGGAGTCCCTTTCCCCCAGAGCAGAGGGTCTGGGGAAGCCGAGGGCTCTGGCACACTCACCTGCCGGAATTGCCCAGAGTGAGTTTTAAACTTATTGAACTTGGACTCGTCGCTTTGCAGGAATTCCTTAATGGACTGGATCAGCTGAATGTTCCGCTGCTGGAAGTTTTCAGGTATCAGGTAGGAGCCATGACAGGGTTTGGGCCTGTGTGTGAAAAGACCAGAAGTGACTGAGtgacagcagtgctgcagggtCTCTGGTACTGGGCTGTTCTCTCCCGTGGGCTGCACCCCCTTTCTCCTTGTCAGTCACCCATGCCACTACCCCAGGCAGCCATAGCTGtcctgtcaggaggatgaaacATGTCCTGGGGGATTACTGCATCAGATTCCAGCATTAGCCAAACAGAGTGTTTAAAATGCAAGTTTAAAGGAGCCCTGACTAGCTGTGGAGTAAGTTGGGGGCACTGCAAAGACATGAGCAACAAAAACTATGTCACAAATCCAAACAGACCTACACAGACACCTGCATTACACTGACAGAaatttcccctcccttttcccatAAATGCCCAGAAAGGCCCTGGCCAGAACAGTGACTGGAAGGGTCAGAGCATTTAGAGGTGACTGAGGAAAACACGCTTCAGCACCTTGTTCCTGGGAGTCAGATGGAATCGTGGAGAGGGCAAGAAATACATTGAAGCTGCAGGTTTCCAAATAAacggaaaaaaacagaagtctgAGCTGCCACACCACACTGCAGGTTGCCGTTTCCTCAGACTTGCAGCCAAACAACTCTTGTGCTTTTACATAACTCTCCAAAACTGAGGGTATTTCATGAGCTGGTTGAGGCCCATGTGACGTAACTGAGATGCAATAGGTAAAGTTATCGCTAACTCAAAGGACTTCTACTTACTCTTTCAAGGATGTAGTGACAGGTTCAGAGATATTGGTGGATGGAATAACAGCAAAACCTGGAGGCGGTTTACTGACAGGCACCGACAGTCCCGGAGGCGGTGGAGGATTCTTCAATAGCACCACAGTGTTAAAGCCTAGACAAAAGCAGAGGATAGGCAAGAAGTTAAAGCACAGATTTGGGGCACCCACACACTGCCTCAAATCAACACCAGTGGCTGAAAGCCACAATGAAAACCACTTTTAGATTAAGGTGAACAGGAGTCACCCCCAAAgtcacagcagcaccaggaccCGCATGCTGCGGCGCACTCCAGCGAGCAgtgtctgcagagcagcacagaacCAACCACCTCTGCAGGTGTCTGCTGATGCTGCTGGCATCAAAACCACCCTAAGGCATCTTGGCTACCCTGGGACTCCAGTTTCACAAGATTATGGCACTAAAAGCAAACAGGGCATTAAATTTCTGCAAACATAGAACAGAAGAGACCGAAGAAGCCAAGTGAGAAGGACCAGcaggcccaggccacagctcgaAAGAGAATCCCTTTGCCCCTAGAAACGTCCAAACTAGAGCATAAAGCAGAGAGGTGTGTCAGCACGGCTcatcagagaagcagcagcaggtaaagagctgctgctcctgtaaGCTGCTCCCAGAGAGTAGACAACTGCAGCTGCATGGAGCAGAGGAATCCCAACACTGCCACTGCTGCAATCGCATGCCAGAGGATAGCTGAGCCCACCCAtgtggcccaggctgcctttTGGAACTTTGAGGCCTAACCCAGTGTGGGTAGCAGCCCTGATCCTTGCAGAAGAGCCCTAAGTAGCAGTTTATGCACCCCAGCCACATCCCACATTCCTTCATGCTGCCTCCAAGCCAAATCACCCAAGCCCCGCAGTGCTTACCTGGTGGCGGGGGCATTCGGGCCGATCCTGAGCTCCCAAGGGCTGGGAAGTCTTCCTGAGGTAAAGGGCATTTGTTAGTCACTGTGGGCTTTTTAAGGCCAGGGGGGTCTTTGGGTGTACTACAGATCACTGAGGGTTTTTCCAAGTGACCATTCACAACGGCTGGGGGTCGGTCGGGGCCGTGAAGAGCAGAGGAGGCATTCGCTGTCTGCTCcgcttctggcagcttctcagTCGATGACCTGGGAAAAGATGTCTCCTGGAAGAGGTGTGGGGAGGCTGCTCGCTGCTTCTCAACCcctatcttctttttcttgctcACTTTAGTAAAAGTTTGTGAGGTAGAAGCTGCCAGCAAGGACGATACATCAAACATTGTCGGTGTGTTTCTGATCTCCTGGGTGGTCAAACCACCACCGCCATCTTCATCATCTGACAGAGAGAGTTTATTGCTCTTCTTACTTCCTTTAGTGCCACTCAAGGAGGATGGTTTTTTGGCTCCCTGGTTTACACAGGGGTTGCTCATGGCTTTGACCACGTTTTTACTGGAACCGTTGTTCCACGCAGATGTGATGTTAGTTACTGTTTTATTGTTAGGCCTCATTTTGGACACCAGAGCTGGAAAATCCTCCTCTtggaaagctgttttctttgcagTCGCTGTATACATCAAAGACATCCCAGAGGAGATGGTGGGTGCTGAGGAGGATGACAAGCTTGGGAAGTCTTCTTCTTTCAGCTTAACTGCTGCtagctgggcagagctgtgagAAAGGAAAGCACAGCCTGTTCAATGGCTGCAGCAGAGCGAGCGCAGCTCCAACAGGCACAACAAGCTTCATACTTGTCCACATTCTCCCTCAAACGATTGCTGAGGGTGGCACAAGTGACCCAGCTGCTAACAGGGCACAAACACACTTGGGCTTGTGAGCTGTGCCTGGAAGGGGTCTCCTCAGAGAGAGCACACAAGCCACACTGTGTGACCAGTACTGTCTCGGTACACCTCACCTAGCCCAGAGCTGTACACACAGCCTGCAAAGACACTCCACTAATCACCACCAATTTCAGATGATGGTGAACTTTAAAACACACAGTATACAGCTCCTTCAAGATAAGCTATCAAGTGAAAATGGCTGGAATGGAGACTATTGAGGATCTCCCTGAAATCACACTAGCAACAGGTCAGCCCACGAACTGGGATGTCAGCTGATACTCTTCCTCCAGATGACTGGCACAGAAAGAGCTCGAGGCAGAGGGGGCCAGGGCAGGGGGGAGCATCTGGAGTTTAAGTGATcctgtaaaattattttctctaggAATGCAGAGCACAGGTAAGTTTCTAACTCTGCCTTCTCGTTGCTGCAGCCTTGCACAAACTTACCCTTGCAGAGGTCCTGCTGCTGAACCAATTGCTGGAAAGTCATCTTGCCTTAGAGCACCATTAGCAGCTGCTTCTTTTGGAGCATTgacaaagagaggaaagaaatgttttcagctAAAATCCATTCATTTCAGAGTGGAGTCTATCAATGAACATGACAGAGGCATTAGCAACTCCTATTTTCAGCAGCTGATGATGTAATTAGCTGTGACATACCAAAAGAACAATTTAAATCCATCATCACTATTTCCTTCCATTAACTGCACTCACCATTATGTCACTGTGTACTGGCTGTGGCATGTGGGAGGTTCATGACACTCGACAGGAGCAAACCATGGACTGGTAAATACTTAGTGAGGGAACCCCTTAGAGATGGAAATGCTGCTGCCCCCAGCAATCTTCTCCATGTGCCAACCACAGCTTACTACTCAACTGCCTGCATGGGGATGGTCAGTGCCTCCAACTGATGTATCCAAGGcttctttcttttggaaagcctctcctctgctgcccatATGCCCGAGCTGCTCAGCAGTTAGTCCTTGGGCAGTCATTCTAAACTGAAACAGAACTCACTCGAATTTAGATTTGCCTTAAAATCCAAATCCCACGCTatggactgcagcagctcagggacaGGCTGGTTGCACACATGTGTGTGGTGAAAGCAGGGCAGGTAGCTGGGGAGACAGCCTTTCCCATCATCCCCAACTAAGCTGTCCCTAAAATCCAAAGAGAGCTCTCAGTTCTCAATGAAAGCATGATCTTTCAGTGGGAATCCTGTTGGAGTAGCAATGAAACGGTGGAAAATGGAGTTGGGGCATTGGTAACAGCAAAACATCACTGCATCGTATTTATTTGCCCCAAACTGGACCTGGTTCAAAACAGTGAAAGGTTTGCTTTCACCAGTTACACAATTTACTGGCAATAACTCGTTCTCAAAACAGGAGAAACTCAGCTCAAGCATCACAATAAATCAGTTCCTGCATGCCAGGGGAGGAAATGGCACATTCTTTAGATTGTATCGATGCAgatgggaaaacaaaacccaaacagaaaaaCCTCCCAGACTGCTGTGTGTGAACTGCACTCAGTCTTTGTACCCAGCACCATTTcaagcccaggctgctgcagggccccaGCCCGCCCAGACACCTTCGCTGCGATTCCATGTTGCTGGATTAAGACTCTGCACAGCTCTGTCCTCTCCCCCAGCCTGAGGACAACACATGGTGAGTCCCGTTGGGACAGGCTGATCTCCAGACCCACCacacctccctgcagctgcagaaccTGTTCAACACTAACCTGTAGCATCATGTGAAGACTTTGGCACACGTTTAGAGCTGAGCACTTCAAAATCCCTCGAGTCCTCCTTTTTCCCTCTACTGCTGCTGTCCTCTTTGTCTTCCACCcgctttttctcctcttgccGTTTAGCCGCCATGGAGGCCCTGACCGCTGCTGCAACATCTCGGTCTTCTTCTTCCCTACAGGACAGGGAACATTTTCTTAGTCAAACAGGAAGGGCAATTGAGCAGCTTTGTCTCATTCCAGCTCTGACCTCTCCGGTGTCAGCTCCGGTCAGTGActgtccctgctctgctgtTGCCACCTGCGGAGAAGGCTAAACCAAGCCCACCGTAGCCCAGGCTGCAAGATGGGCAACATCCACCCCCTGGACCCACAAGTTCTACATGCGGCAGTAACAATCAAGGCCAGAAGAAACTGGGGTGAACTGGGAGAGACAGTACTGAGGATGCATGGGGACACCTGTATCTCCCACTCATTTCCAAGTGTATGAAATCATATTCATAGGCCACAGTAATTCTTGGAGACATGGTTTGTCATGAACTCTCAACACACGTGTGATCCACACATGTGAACACACAAGTGCTCAGACATGGACTTTTTCCCCCCAGGTAAACTGTCAGTGATGAACCAGCTGATCATCTAGcgaggaaaagaagaaacagatgtGCAGCATGTGTAAAGTGCTCAGGCCTCGTGTGGATCAAAAGACATATAAATGCAAAGTTTCACTTCAATACTTAACCCTCTTCTTTTTCCAAAGCACTCAGTCTGGCCACACTGAGATCTGTTAGTTCCATGACAAGCGTGGTCCTTTGAATAGGAACGTCACAATAACCCAGAACAAAGACCATTAAACCTGCAAATGCTTGTCACTTACTTCAGAAAACTCTACTTAGAAAAGTTGGCCTAAAAACAGTTGCTGGAATTAACTTAGGGCTGAGTACTTAACCCACAAGTGGAAGATACCATTGTTTACATCCTGTGTCAACTCCAGAGAGTTGAAACTTCACACAAAATCACTTCACTTCCACCAAGCATGTAAGCATCACTTCAGCTTGGGGTGAAAGCCAGTTCTACTCTCAACTAAGGATTCACTATGGGGCTTCCAAGTTTTGTACTCACTTCCTTCCTACTGCTCCACCAAAACACTCTTTGGTGAGTAAAACTCAACACTAAGCAGCAGTAGAAGTCCACAAAACATTGTTCCACTCACCTCTTGTATCTCCAGCTGCCTCTTCTGTTCTGCTGACTTGCTCGGCCGCACGATCTGCCCGCCCTGCCTTGCCTGTTGTACCTGTCCACTTCCTCATAGTCCTCTCCACCTATGACACCTAAACAGGAGGGATGGAGGTCACAAAGCCACTTCTGGAAAAATCTAAAGGATACTGGTACAAACAAATCTACCACCGTTTATTTCTGATCATTAAGTACTCAGCCTTCAGGACTGCTGCACTAAAAGACATTGGGCAGCAGATAGATTCCACGTATTGTCAGCCAGTAATTTGTGCTTTATGCAGAGATCTCTACATATGGTTCCACAGGGAAGAAAAGTCCACATGTATGTTGATCTCTGCAGTCTTTAAGTGGACATGCTACTCTGGTCTCGTGGTCTGTGTTCATCACAAGTTTGCGTGAACTGTAAAACATTCACATAATTACAAACTGGAGCAGAAGTTCAGCAAGTTTCCTAAAATTATGCATAACCATTAAATCCACACATGGTGGGGGAAAAAGCTGTCAAACAGTTCAGGTGGGAAGAGACCTCTGGATGTCATCTCCTCCATCCCCTCACTCAAAGCAGGGCGATGCTGAAACGATACCAGGTTGCCCAGGGTAAGGACAAACTCTGCCACCTCTCAGGGTCCTGTTTCAGGGCTCGCCCGCTCTCCTTGTAAAGAATTCCTTCCATGCTGGGAAACGTTCACCAGATGCTCCTGAAGACCCTCCACACAGTAAGAATGGATATGTCTCCGTGCCTCACACGGCCCGGCCACGCTTACCCTCACCCCTCCTCTGGTGCCTCGGAGCATAGTTGAACTGGAGGTCGATGTGGCGGTTCTGGCGGGCCTCTGCCCGGCTCTTGCTGTGGCAGGCTGTCTTGTGTGCCTTGTAGTCGATCTCCGTGCGGAAGGCGTGGGTGAACTGCTCCGTGCTGCACCGGCCCTCCTCGCACAGGAAGTGCTTCTCGCGGAAGTGCTCCCGCAGGTATTCGTAGTCACTGCAAAGACAGAAGAGGCCGAGCTGCAACTTCCAAGCAGTGTGCTACAGGTGGCATATGGCCTCTCTGGTGAGGTGAAGACAGGCCTAGGCAGTTGGTTCTGCCTTTATCCCCAGGCAAGTTGAAACCACATGTgtacagtcatagaatcacagaatggtgggggtcagaagagacctttagagatcacctagtccaacccccctgctgaagcaggttcagctagatcagctcacacaggaacatgtcccagcaggtcttgaagatctctaataaaggagactccacaccctccctgggcagcttgtgttagggctccctcacctgaacagtaaaatagttttttctcatgtttaaacagaacattttgtgttccagtcgATAAAGATCTTAACACAGGATCCCATTGTGTCCACCTCACCATATGGCAAGTATCACGTGGAAGAAAACCTACTGCTATCTGCTTTGCACATGACCTTTGGAACACTAAAGTCAACACACTAGATAGCTGCAGACAGCTGCTTTGTGATGCAAAATATAACTTTTAATGTTTAAcattcatagaatggttttaGTTGGAAGGGCCTTCTAGAGACTATCCAGTcaaagcccctgctaaagcaggttcccctccatcaagATGCACAGGAACACgtgcaggtgggtttgaaaacctccagagtaggagacttcacaccctccctggacagcctgtgccagtgctccctcatcctcacagcaaagacaTTTTCCCTGAAGTGGAACtttatgtgttccagcttatgtccattatccTTAAGTCCTGTCATtggagactacagaaaaaaatgtcacaccattctcttgacatccaccctttaggtacttgtaagtattGATGAGATCCTTCCTctgtcttctctaggctaaacagcctcaggtcccacagcctttcttcaaaAGATGTTCAAGTGAGTTGCCAAAGACCACACAATTGAATGGCAGATGTGGTCAAGGAATAGAGCCTCCTGCTTTGAGGTCCTTCACCTGGAGTGTCAcggatgctccagtcccctgatcacctcagtagccctgtgctgggctaccgccagcagttccctgtccctcttgagctgggaagcccagaactggacacaggactccagatgaggcctcaccagggcagagtataggaggaggagaacctccctcaacctgctggcaacactcttcttaatacacACCAGACACATTAATGAAGTTTAAAACAGGAACTAGACAGAGAATTACTACTTTAGCTACCAGTTTGAGGAACAAAAGAACCTGCAGCGAACCTGATAACGTTCCTGCCCCCTGTCCTCAGGCGCTACTACCCCCAAAACCGAGAGTAGACCCAAATAACCTTTCCCTTCAAATTGTAGCTACAGCAAGAGGAATAAACCACCTGCACAAACCTGTAGTATTCCTGAGCACCATCAGAGTCACAGAAGTGACAGAAGTAATGATCCCGCCGCAGGTGTTTGAGCAACTCATCGTTATCCAAGTACCGCTCGTCACAGAACTTGCAGAGGGGGTGCCCGCGGTGGGAGGTGTCGTCGGGGTCGCCGTGGATGCGATGGCGCGCCAGGTCCTTCCGGGAATACCACTTCCGTTCGTAGGTGAAAATCTGAGCAAATGATATAGACAGATGTATGTGTATCTATTCCTGCTTGTGAGCAGGGAACAAAATGGAATCGGACAGGTTGTGCACAACCTGTCCATCTGTAGGAGTGGAACATTTGCTTCAGACAGGCACAATTTGACAACCGACACCTAAAGCTTTCAGTAAGCAGGAGACAGAATCCAAGCGACAGATCCAAATTAAATCCCACCTGCATTTCACTCATTTCAAACACTGCAAGCTGACCTAATTCACCTTCTTCCCTTTCACCTTTGTTTTCTTGGTATTAACATAACACAATACAATTATAATCTCTGGTGGGgaacaaaaaaatcctaaatatgtatttatgaGCATATTTTGCATCCTCAAAGAGAGCTGTTTTACTTCCTCAGACAGCAACTGCCCCAAAACAGCTACAAACAAAGGATATAGTCCAGTAAACAAATTGTGTGTTATAAACCAACTTCTGTCCCTACTAACACACCAGCTATTTCGGTAGGAAGGGTTCTGAAGATGCCA is a window encoding:
- the ZNF598 gene encoding E3 ubiquitin-protein ligase ZNF598 isoform X2, giving the protein MAASASGAAASPADGACVLCCGELEVVALGRCDHPICYRCSVRMRALCGVRYCAVCREELGQVVFGRKLTSFSTIALNQLQHEKKYDIYFTDGDVYALYRKLLQHECSLCPDAKPFNTFADLEQHMRKQHELFCCKLCVKHLKIFTYERKWYSRKDLARHRIHGDPDDTSHRGHPLCKFCDERYLDNDELLKHLRRDHYFCHFCDSDGAQEYYSDYEYLREHFREKHFLCEEGRCSTEQFTHAFRTEIDYKAHKTACHSKSRAEARQNRHIDLQFNYAPRHQRRGEGVIGGEDYEEVDRYNRQGRAGRSCGRASQQNRRGSWRYKREEEDRDVAAAVRASMAAKRQEEKKRVEDKEDSSSRGKKEDSRDFEVLSSKRVPKSSHDATAAANGALRQDDFPAIGSAAGPLQGSAQLAAVKLKEEDFPSLSSSSAPTISSGMSLMYTATAKKTAFQEEDFPALVSKMRPNNKTVTNITSAWNNGSSKNVVKAMSNPCVNQGAKKPSSLSGTKGSKKSNKLSLSDDEDGGGGLTTQEIRNTPTMFDVSSLLAASTSQTFTKVSKKKKIGVEKQRAASPHLFQETSFPRSSTEKLPEAEQTANASSALHGPDRPPAVVNGHLEKPSVICSTPKDPPGLKKPTVTNKCPLPQEDFPALGSSGSARMPPPPGFNTVVLLKNPPPPPGLSVPVSKPPPGFAVIPSTNISEPVTTSLKEPKPCHGSYLIPENFQQRNIQLIQSIKEFLQSDESKFNKFKTHSGQFRQGLISAAQYYKSCRELLGENFKKIFNELLVLLPDTVKQQELLSAHNDFRIKEKQSSNKPKKNKKNVWQTDSNSDLDCYICPTCRQVLTQRDVVTHKALHIEDEEFPSLQAISRIIS
- the ZNF598 gene encoding E3 ubiquitin-protein ligase ZNF598 isoform X1 gives rise to the protein MAASASGAAASPADGACVLCCGELEVVALGRCDHPICYRCSVRMRALCGVRYCAVCREELGQVVFGRKLTSFSTIALNQLQHEKKYDIYFTDGDVYALYRKLLQHECSLCPDAKPFNTFADLEQHMRKQHELFCCKLCVKHLKIFTYERKWYSRKDLARHRIHGDPDDTSHRGHPLCKFCDERYLDNDELLKHLRRDHYFCHFCDSDGAQEYYSDYEYLREHFREKHFLCEEGRCSTEQFTHAFRTEIDYKAHKTACHSKSRAEARQNRHIDLQFNYAPRHQRRGEGVIGGEDYEEVDRYNRQGRAGRSCGRASQQNRRGSWRYKREEEDRDVAAAVRASMAAKRQEEKKRVEDKEDSSSRGKKEDSRDFEVLSSKRVPKSSHDATEAAANGALRQDDFPAIGSAAGPLQGSAQLAAVKLKEEDFPSLSSSSAPTISSGMSLMYTATAKKTAFQEEDFPALVSKMRPNNKTVTNITSAWNNGSSKNVVKAMSNPCVNQGAKKPSSLSGTKGSKKSNKLSLSDDEDGGGGLTTQEIRNTPTMFDVSSLLAASTSQTFTKVSKKKKIGVEKQRAASPHLFQETSFPRSSTEKLPEAEQTANASSALHGPDRPPAVVNGHLEKPSVICSTPKDPPGLKKPTVTNKCPLPQEDFPALGSSGSARMPPPPGFNTVVLLKNPPPPPGLSVPVSKPPPGFAVIPSTNISEPVTTSLKEPKPCHGSYLIPENFQQRNIQLIQSIKEFLQSDESKFNKFKTHSGQFRQGLISAAQYYKSCRELLGENFKKIFNELLVLLPDTVKQQELLSAHNDFRIKEKQSSNKPKKNKKNVWQTDSNSDLDCYICPTCRQVLTQRDVVTHKALHIEDEEFPSLQAISRIIS
- the ZNF598 gene encoding E3 ubiquitin-protein ligase ZNF598 isoform X3; its protein translation is MVVFGRKLTSFSTIALNQLQHEKKYDIYFTDGDVYALYRKLLQHECSLCPDAKPFNTFADLEQHMRKQHELFCCKLCVKHLKIFTYERKWYSRKDLARHRIHGDPDDTSHRGHPLCKFCDERYLDNDELLKHLRRDHYFCHFCDSDGAQEYYSDYEYLREHFREKHFLCEEGRCSTEQFTHAFRTEIDYKAHKTACHSKSRAEARQNRHIDLQFNYAPRHQRRGEGVIGGEDYEEVDRYNRQGRAGRSCGRASQQNRRGSWRYKREEEDRDVAAAVRASMAAKRQEEKKRVEDKEDSSSRGKKEDSRDFEVLSSKRVPKSSHDATEAAANGALRQDDFPAIGSAAGPLQGSAQLAAVKLKEEDFPSLSSSSAPTISSGMSLMYTATAKKTAFQEEDFPALVSKMRPNNKTVTNITSAWNNGSSKNVVKAMSNPCVNQGAKKPSSLSGTKGSKKSNKLSLSDDEDGGGGLTTQEIRNTPTMFDVSSLLAASTSQTFTKVSKKKKIGVEKQRAASPHLFQETSFPRSSTEKLPEAEQTANASSALHGPDRPPAVVNGHLEKPSVICSTPKDPPGLKKPTVTNKCPLPQEDFPALGSSGSARMPPPPGFNTVVLLKNPPPPPGLSVPVSKPPPGFAVIPSTNISEPVTTSLKEPKPCHGSYLIPENFQQRNIQLIQSIKEFLQSDESKFNKFKTHSGQFRQGLISAAQYYKSCRELLGENFKKIFNELLVLLPDTVKQQELLSAHNDFRIKEKQSSNKPKKNKKNVWQTDSNSDLDCYICPTCRQVLTQRDVVTHKALHIEDEEFPSLQAISRIIS